A region from the Rhodamnia argentea isolate NSW1041297 chromosome 7, ASM2092103v1, whole genome shotgun sequence genome encodes:
- the LOC115744710 gene encoding probable receptor-like protein kinase At5g24010, translated as MDSKALLFRALAFLSLMPFSSPFAPSDNYLLNCGSPTNASLENRVFMGDSARPGSLFLSKDKSISLADQNPPPNSSVLYRTARVFTGASSYEFKINKSGIHLVRFHFSPFVAQNFDLKVATFGVSVDGYSVLSDFSTKVTVLKEFIVYIKEGVLEIALSPASGSAFGFVNAIEVFSAPENFIIDLGARLITAAETQEYKNLSSQVLETIHRINVGGSKLTPFNDTLWRTWIPDDEYLVLKSAAKRAVATDPPNYQNGGATPEIAPDNVYMTAQQMNRDNSTMSGKFNITWEFPVDSDDGRYLVRLHFCDIVSRALNQLYFDVYINGDSAYNNLDLSVLTYHVLASPFYIDFVVDSDRSGVMQISVGPSDLSSTMRINAILNGAEIMKMLGSVSDPSGSQKKKVWVIVGATVGGFAVLLMLVVAILLAMKCKKKKPKRRPSGSIAWTQLRVYGGSSHSKTSVGTLNTSPRANGYLGLRIPFVDVQLATNNFDKNLIVGSGGFGMVYKGVLKDGTKVAVKRGVPGSRQGLPEFQTEITVLSKIRHRHLVSLVGYCEEQSEMILVYEYMEKGSLKSHLYGLGLPHLSWKQRLEICIGAARGLHYLHTGSAQGIIHRDIKSTNILLDENYVAKVADFGLSRSGPCLNETHVSTGVKGSFGYLDPEYFRRQQLTDKSDVYSFGVVLFEVLCARPAVDPLLAREQVNLAEWAMQWQKKGMLLQIVDPHLVGQIKPSSLKKYGETAEKCLAEYGIDRPTMGDVLWNLEYALQLQENGRAREPHEDSDVIDSELPSAGNVPRIPSSNVRTREDDGDGSSDISTTQVFSQLITNEGR; from the coding sequence ATGGACAGCAAGGCGCTGCTCTTCCGAGCTCTAGCTTTCCTCTCTCTCATGCCTTTCTCGTCGCCCTTCGCTCCCTCCGACAATTACCTCCTCAACTGTGGCTCGCCCACCAACGCTTCCCTCGAGAATCGCGTCTTCATGGGCGATTCAGCGAGGCCCGGTTCGCTTTTCCTCTCGAAGGACAAGTCCATTTCGCTCGCCGACCAAAACCCTCCTCCGAATTCGTCGGTCCTCTACCGAACCGCGCGAGTTTTCACTGGTGCTTCGTCTTATGAGTTCAAGATCAACAAGAGTGGCATTCACTTGGTACGTTTCCACTTCTCTCCCTTCGTGGCTCAGAATTTTGACTTGAAGGTTGCAACTTTCGGCGTTTCGGTCGACGGATATTCGGTCTTGAGTGATTTTAGCACCAAAGTGACTGTTCTCAAAGAGTTCATCGTCTATATTAAGGAAGGGGTTCTTGAAATAGCGCTTAGCCCGGCAAGTGGTTCTGCTTTTGGGTTTGTTAATGCGATCGAGGTGTTTTCAGCTCCAGAGAACTTCATTATTGATCTGGGCGCTAGATTGATTACGGCCGCTGAGACCCAAGAGTATAAGAACTTGTCATCGCAGGTTTTAGAGACAATTCATAGGATAAACGTCGGTGGTTCTAAGTTGACTCCATTCAATGATACATTGTGGAGGACTTGGATCCCTGATGATGAGTATCTGGTCCTCAAGTCAGCTGCAAAACGTGCGGTGGCCACCGACCCGCCAAACTACCAAAATGGAGGTGCCACCCCCGAGATAGCTCCAGATAACGTCTATATGACTGCTCAACAGATGAATAGGGATAATTCAACTATGAGCGGGAAGTTTAATATCACCTGGGAGTTTCCTGTGGATTCAGATGATGGTAGGTACTTGGTCCGACTGCATTTCTGCGATATTGTCAGTCGTGCTCTTAATCAACTCTACTTTGATGTGTATATAAATGGGGACTCTGCCTACAATAACCTGGATTTGTCAGTTCTTACGTATCACGTGCTTGCTTCTCCTTTCTACATCGACTTTGTTGTGGATTCCGATAGATCGGGGGTTATGCAGATAAGTGTTGGCCCTTCTGATCTAAGCAGCACGATGAGAATTAATGCTATTCTGAATGGAGCTGAGATAATGAAGATGCTGGGCTCTGTGAGTGATCCTTCTGGATCACAGAAGAAAAAGGTCTGGGTGATTGTGGGTGCTACTGTTGGTGGCTTTGCTGTTTTGCTTATGTTGGTAGTGGCAATTCTGCTGGCTATGAAGTGCAAGAAGAAAAAACCGAAACGGAGGCCTTCAGGAAGTATCGCCTGGACACAGTTACGTGTTTATGGAGGCAGCTCACATAGCAAAACATCCGTAGGAACTCTCAACACCTCTCCACGCGCAAATGGATACCTCGGCTTGAGGATACCTTTTGTTGATGTACAACTGGCAACCAACAACTTTGACAAGAATTTAATCGTCGGTTCGGGCGGATTTGGAATGGTTTATAAAGGTGTTCTTAAAGATGGCACAAAAGTTGCTGTGAAGAGAGGTGTGCCAGGATCCAGGCAGGGTCTTCCTGAATTCCAGACAGAAATAACTGTTCTATCGAAAATCCGGCACCGCCATCTTGTTTCACTTGTTGGGTATTGTGAAGAACAATCGGAAATGATATTAGTGTACGAGTATATGGAGAAGGGTTCATTGAAAAGCCACTTGTATGGATTAGGACTTCCGCATCTGTCCTGGAAGCAACGCCTTGAAATATGCATTGGCGCAGCAAGAGGCCTTCACTACCTTCACACAGGTTCAGCACAAGGGATAATTCATCGCGACATCAAATCAACCAATATTCTACTCGATGAGAATTATGTCGCCAAGGTCGCTGATTTTGGTCTTTCAAGGTCTGGTCCCTGCCTCAATGAGACGCACGTGAGTACTGGTGTAAAGGGTAGTTTTGGTTATCTCGATCCAGAGTATTTCCGAAGGCAGCAGCTTACAGATAAATCAGATGTATACTCATTTGGAGTTGTACTATTTGAAGTGCTTTGCGCTAGACCAGCCGTTGATCCATTACTCGCGAGGGAGCAGGTGAATTTAGCCGAGTGGGCAATGCAGTGGCAGAAGAAGGGAATGCTTTTACAAATTGTGGACCCTCATCTTGTTGGACAGATCAAACCCAGCTCTTTGAAGAAGTATGGAGAAACGGCTGAGAAATGTCTTGCCGAGTATGGAATCGATAGGCCAACCATGGGTGATGTTTTGTGGAATCTGGAATATGCACTACAGCTTCAGGAAAATGGTCGGGCCAGAGAGCCTCACGAAGATAGTGATGTGATTGATTCTGAGCTTCCATCTGCCGGCAATGTACCCAGAATTCCATCCAGCAATGTGAGGACCCGAGAAGATGACGGTGATGGTAGTTCTGACATATCGACAACCCAAGTTTTCTCTCAGTTAATCACTAACGAAGGGAGATAG